The Triticum aestivum cultivar Chinese Spring chromosome 7B, IWGSC CS RefSeq v2.1, whole genome shotgun sequence genome window below encodes:
- the LOC123162703 gene encoding putative B3 domain-containing protein Os03g0621600, with translation MDMDGANQDRLSGCGEECDAEGCECGADGCEECEWWRLHCYWSHAGDHPRQFSLVPGDDFTDHMRIQPPVASHLRNLITEFEEIHLEAPDGRGYPVKIGWEFGEIVLRSGWPDFVKAHHIEQNYSVWFVYRGNSSFKVHISSSSGHDNSSPPPPRDRHVLNEQVVPDPAHVQTSIGLDYTAFPGTCVSHEQDNKVLELAQSSVGSEFRLHVAAVIKRNANRDCHVYIPLTLLDSFKEGITEAPIQLKAHGKGMIYVVGASKHDDDQVILQSGLSRFVACHRMQDNDLLVFRRNGKAHLEVLVLDPSGCEKTCFDTGNYSNAREGRWAKSGLQARESNEAGLEAPRSNNYISTGPPLHSQQEAKVEERVRAIGSVFPVFVKVITFNDVATVYLGKDYASACLLTRPGRLRLLLEGDERDWDCRLGLRKSNKTWWIGKAWMKFTSDVGLEEDDICLFELTDTSSLTMKVHVIRKSDIPAPSES, from the exons atgGACATGGACGGAGCTAACCAAG ACCGGCTGTCAGGCTGCGGCGAGGAATGCGACGCGGAGGGCTGCGAGTGCGGGGCGGACGGCTGCGAGGAATGCGAGTGGTGGAGGCTGCACTGCTACTGGAGCCACGCCGGCGACCACCCGAGGCAGTTCTCCCTCGTCCCCGGCGACGATTTCACGGACCATATG CGCATACAACCGCCGGTTGCGAGCCATCTGAGGAACTTGATCACCGAGTTTGAGGAGATCCATCTTGAAGCTCCTGATGGCCGCGGCTACCCTGTTAAAATCGGTTGGGAGTTTGGTGAAATTGTTCTTAGGTCTGGATGGCCCGACTTTGTCAAGGCGCATCACATAGAACAAAACTACTCCGTCTGGTTCGTGTACCGTGGGAACTCCAGTTTCAAGGTTCACATATCCAGTTCATCCGGTCACGACAACTCTTCTCCACCACCTCCTCGTGATCGTCATGTGCTGAATG AACAAGTGGTGCCTGATCCTGCACATGTTCAGACATCAATCGGCCTAGACTATACCGCATTCCCTGGGACCTGCGTAAGCCATGAACAAGACAATAAAGTGCTAGAACTAGCTCAGAGCAGCGTGGGATCTGAATTTCGTCTGCATGTGGCAGCTGTGATCAAAAGAAATGCCAACAGGGACTGCCATGTT TACATACCATTGACGCTTTTGGACAGTTTCAAAGAGGGGATAACTGAAGCTCCCATTCAGCTCAAAGCCCATGGCAAGGGCATGATATACGTTGTTGGCGCAAGCAAGCATGATGATGACCAAGTAATCCTCCAATCTGGGTTGAGTCGTTTTGTAGCTTGTCACCGCATGCAAGACAACGACCTCCTCGTCTTCAGAAGGAACGGGAAAGCCCACCTCGAAGTTCTTGTCCTTGACCCAAGCGGTTGTGAGAAAACCTGTTTTGACACAGGAAACTATTCAAACGCGAGAGAAGGCCGTTGGGCTAAATCAG GACTCCAAGCTCGCGAGTCTAATGAAGCCGGTTTAGAAGCTCCTAGGTCCAACAATTACATATCAACCGGGCCCCCTCTACATAGCCAACAGGAAGCGAAAGTCGAAGAGAGGGTCCGGGCAATTGGTTCCGTATTTCCTGTGTTTGTGAAAGTGATTACCTTCAATGATGTTGCTACCGTG TACTTGGGCAAGGACTATGCTTCGGCATGTCTCCTGACCCGGCCAGGACGCCTCCGGCTCCTTCTGGAGGGTGACGAGAGGGATTGGGACTGCAGGCTGGGCTTGAGGAAATCTAACAAAACTTGGTGGATCGGCAAAGCCTGGATGAAATTCACCTCGGATGTCGGGCTGGAGGAAGATGACATCTGCCTCTTCGAACTGACCGACACGAGCAGCCTCACGATGAAGGTCCATGTGATCCGCAAGTCGGATATACCGGCGCCATCAGAGAGTTAA